From one Rhizobium sp. CIAT894 genomic stretch:
- a CDS encoding DUF1428 family protein: MSYVDGFIVAVPKANVEAYKEFSTLAGTIWKEHGALEYVECIGDDVPYGELTSFPRAVQAREDEVVVFAWIIYRSRQERDDINAKVMADPRLKDDQWQMPFDGKRMIYGGFETLIKL, from the coding sequence ATGTCCTATGTCGATGGTTTCATCGTGGCGGTGCCGAAAGCGAATGTCGAGGCCTACAAGGAATTCTCGACATTGGCCGGCACGATCTGGAAGGAACATGGTGCGCTCGAATATGTCGAATGCATCGGTGACGACGTGCCCTATGGCGAACTGACCTCCTTTCCCCGCGCCGTGCAGGCGAGGGAGGATGAGGTGGTGGTGTTTGCCTGGATTATCTACCGCTCCCGGCAGGAGCGCGACGATATCAACGCGAAGGTGATGGCCGATCCGAGGCTCAAGGATGACCAATGGCAGATGCCGTTCGACGGCAAGCGGATGATCTATGGCGGCTTCGAGACCCTGATCAAACTCTGA
- a CDS encoding SIMPL domain-containing protein, with product MAPILSKTLLMTALLTLPIAAAAPALAQEAKPREAVISVTGDGEKAVAPDMAIVNLAVVKQAKTAREALDENNKAMNEVLKALKDGGIAERDLQTSGFSIQPQYNYPQPVDGQQQQPQLIGYQTINSVTVRLRDLAKLGAVIDQSVTLGINQGGDIQFTNDKPEAAIEEARKNAVAEAVKKAKTLSEAAGVKLGRIIEINENVPRAMPQPAYRATMMKEADSAVPVQGGENTYNISVTVTFAIEQ from the coding sequence ATGGCGCCGATTCTCTCCAAGACTCTTCTGATGACTGCCCTTCTGACCCTGCCGATCGCGGCCGCAGCGCCCGCCTTGGCGCAGGAGGCAAAGCCGCGCGAGGCGGTGATTTCGGTGACGGGCGATGGCGAAAAGGCCGTGGCTCCGGATATGGCGATCGTCAATCTCGCCGTCGTCAAGCAGGCGAAAACCGCCCGCGAAGCGCTCGACGAAAACAACAAGGCGATGAACGAGGTGCTGAAGGCGCTGAAAGACGGCGGTATCGCCGAGCGCGACCTGCAAACCTCCGGCTTTTCCATCCAGCCGCAATATAATTACCCGCAGCCGGTCGACGGCCAGCAGCAGCAGCCGCAGCTGATCGGCTACCAGACGATCAATTCGGTCACTGTCAGGCTGCGCGATCTGGCCAAGCTCGGAGCGGTCATCGACCAGTCGGTCACGCTCGGCATCAACCAGGGCGGCGACATCCAGTTCACCAACGACAAGCCGGAAGCGGCGATCGAAGAGGCGCGCAAGAACGCCGTCGCCGAGGCGGTGAAGAAGGCCAAGACGCTGAGTGAAGCCGCCGGCGTCAAGCTCGGTCGCATCATCGAGATCAACGAGAATGTGCCGCGCGCAATGCCGCAGCCCGCCTATCGCGCCACGATGATGAAGGAAGCGGATTCTGCCGTTCCGGTCCAGGGCGGCGAGAACACTTACAATATCAGCGTCACCGTCACTTTTGCGATCGAGCAGTAA
- a CDS encoding secondary thiamine-phosphate synthase enzyme YjbQ has protein sequence MPQTILTLSTRGQGLYEFTDQAEAFVNRSGQAEGLLTVFVRHTSCSLLIQENADADVRTDLLSFFRRLVPPASDPSMGWVVHRAEGPDDMPAHIKAALTQVSIGIPVARGRLMLGTWQGLYLFEHRDRPHRREIVLHLSP, from the coding sequence TTGCCCCAGACCATTCTCACCCTGTCCACTCGCGGGCAGGGCCTTTACGAATTCACCGATCAGGCGGAAGCCTTCGTCAACAGGTCGGGACAGGCGGAGGGGCTTCTGACCGTCTTCGTGCGCCACACCTCCTGTTCGCTGCTGATCCAGGAAAATGCCGATGCCGATGTGCGCACCGATCTTCTCTCCTTCTTCCGCCGCCTCGTGCCGCCGGCCTCCGATCCGTCGATGGGCTGGGTCGTGCATCGGGCCGAGGGACCGGATGACATGCCGGCGCATATCAAGGCTGCGCTGACACAGGTCTCGATCGGCATTCCCGTTGCGCGCGGCAGGCTGATGCTCGGCACCTGGCAGGGGCTTTACCTCTTCGAACACCGCGACCGCCCGCACCGGCGCGAAATTGTGCTGCACCTCAGCCCCTGA
- a CDS encoding DMT family transporter, producing the protein MSRQVQGYLYLALAMLTVGSTVIASKLIASGLAPFSATALRFALACPILLLLMRATGTRLPKLAGHDRLILFVQAGAGSVGYTTLLISGLHLTSAADAGVIIGTLPVVSAVISILVLGERPGRALLLAVVLATAGVLSIAFTPEATGGSFAGNVLIFLAVICEGLFILLNKRLRTEIPPLAQSTLMTGIGFIVALIPAVFEMPLAHAVSPNAVAAVVYYALVPTVGGFLLWYAGAERVSGTEAALFTALAPVSAVMLAALILGEPVGLNQIAGIACVLAAVLGLGLAGRRAAMKTTAKG; encoded by the coding sequence ATGTCGAGACAGGTTCAAGGGTATCTCTATCTGGCTTTGGCCATGCTGACGGTCGGAAGCACGGTCATTGCGAGCAAGCTCATCGCTTCGGGCTTGGCGCCGTTCAGCGCCACCGCCTTGCGCTTCGCTCTCGCATGTCCCATCCTCCTCCTGCTCATGCGGGCGACCGGCACCCGGCTGCCGAAGCTTGCGGGGCATGACCGCCTCATCCTCTTCGTTCAAGCCGGCGCCGGCAGCGTCGGCTATACGACGCTGCTGATATCGGGCCTGCACCTGACTTCGGCGGCCGATGCCGGCGTCATCATCGGCACGCTGCCGGTGGTTTCGGCGGTGATTTCGATCCTCGTCCTTGGCGAACGGCCGGGGCGTGCCCTGCTTCTGGCCGTGGTGCTGGCAACGGCAGGCGTGCTCTCGATCGCTTTCACGCCGGAGGCGACCGGCGGCTCGTTTGCCGGCAATGTGCTGATTTTCCTGGCGGTCATCTGCGAGGGTTTGTTCATCCTCCTGAACAAGCGGCTGCGAACGGAGATCCCGCCGCTTGCCCAGTCGACGCTGATGACCGGCATCGGTTTCATCGTCGCCCTCATTCCGGCCGTTTTCGAGATGCCCCTTGCCCACGCAGTTTCGCCTAACGCCGTCGCTGCCGTCGTCTATTATGCGCTGGTGCCGACCGTCGGCGGCTTTCTGCTCTGGTATGCCGGGGCCGAAAGAGTGAGCGGCACCGAAGCCGCGCTCTTCACTGCGCTTGCGCCGGTGTCCGCCGTCATGCTGGCGGCTCTGATCCTCGGCGAGCCGGTCGGGCTCAACCAGATCGCCGGCATCGCCTGCGTGCTGGCGGCCGTGCTCGGGCTTGGCCTGGCCGGGCGCCGCGCTGCGATGAAAACGACAGCGAAGGGGTAG
- a CDS encoding AraC family transcriptional regulator, producing the protein MAKNQFRMLRSALAGVEAVEAETHLSFARHTHEQFGIGLVSSGAQKSLSGRGMVEAWAGDIITVNPNEVHDGAPIGQSRSWRILYFDPEIVTGLSREIGEGGTRRSEIPHPVIRNGAIAARFEMLFRAATGNGAADGLLCDQLLLRLAADVMRERGDYDGPPPVPASIRAARDLIDDDPLAAVSLADLARESGLSRFQVLRGFAKATGLTPHAYLVQARIHIARRLIAQGMPLAEAAFASGFADQSHMTRVFVRRYGLSPRLYAGAFL; encoded by the coding sequence ATGGCGAAGAACCAGTTCAGGATGTTGCGCTCGGCGCTGGCGGGCGTCGAAGCGGTGGAGGCGGAAACGCATCTGAGTTTTGCCAGGCATACGCATGAGCAGTTCGGCATCGGCCTCGTCTCGTCAGGGGCGCAGAAATCGCTGAGCGGGCGCGGCATGGTGGAGGCCTGGGCCGGCGACATCATCACCGTCAATCCGAACGAGGTGCATGACGGCGCGCCGATCGGTCAGAGCCGATCCTGGCGCATCCTCTATTTCGATCCCGAGATCGTCACCGGCCTGTCGCGAGAGATCGGCGAGGGTGGGACGAGGCGCTCGGAGATCCCGCATCCGGTCATCCGTAACGGGGCGATTGCCGCCCGCTTCGAGATGCTGTTTCGCGCTGCGACCGGCAACGGAGCGGCCGACGGGCTGCTGTGCGATCAACTGCTGCTGCGCCTCGCCGCCGATGTCATGCGGGAACGAGGCGACTACGATGGGCCGCCGCCGGTGCCGGCTTCCATCCGTGCCGCGCGAGACCTGATCGACGACGACCCGCTTGCCGCCGTCTCGCTTGCCGATCTTGCCAGGGAAAGCGGGCTCAGCCGCTTCCAGGTGCTGCGCGGCTTTGCCAAGGCGACGGGATTGACGCCGCATGCCTATCTCGTCCAGGCCCGCATCCATATCGCCCGGCGACTGATCGCCCAAGGCATGCCGCTTGCCGAAGCGGCCTTTGCCAGCGGCTTTGCCGATCAGAGCCACATGACGCGCGTCTTCGTGCGCAGATATGGCCTTTCGCCGCGGCTTTATGCCGGCGCCTTTCTTTGA
- a CDS encoding MFS transporter — MDISQGPRSVLRHPGYLNFAASRVFSSLSFQSIGIAMGWMIYDQTHSALALGLVGLCQFLPMAVLTFVVGHVADRFDRRRIGLICQLIEAVTALVLAIATWQQWLTPAGILAAVTVLGAVVAFERPTMAALLPNIVPASMLQKAIATSTSMMQTALIIGPSLGGLLYGLNPVAPFAVAALLFAVASFNVIAIRMQWAPGKREPVTLASVFAGVSFIRSRPVMLGTISLDLFAVLLGGATALLPMFARDILHAGPWELGLLRAAPAIGALAMSILLARRPLESNVGHKMLVAVSVFGLATIVFSLSTNIVLSVAALLVVGASDTVSVVVRSSLVQLLTPDEMRGRVSAVNSLFIGTSNQLGEFESGMMAAVLGPVATGLVGGLGTIIVVLLWMRLFPDLTKVKTLQG; from the coding sequence ATGGACATATCCCAAGGCCCGCGGAGCGTTCTGCGCCACCCCGGCTATCTGAATTTCGCCGCCTCCCGCGTCTTTTCCTCGCTGTCCTTCCAATCCATCGGCATCGCCATGGGCTGGATGATTTACGACCAGACGCACAGCGCTCTTGCGCTCGGCCTCGTCGGCCTCTGCCAGTTCCTGCCGATGGCGGTGCTGACCTTCGTCGTCGGCCATGTCGCCGACCGGTTCGACCGGCGGCGCATCGGCCTCATCTGCCAGCTGATCGAGGCGGTGACGGCGCTGGTGCTGGCGATTGCCACATGGCAGCAATGGCTGACGCCGGCCGGCATCCTGGCCGCCGTCACCGTGCTCGGCGCCGTCGTCGCCTTCGAGCGGCCGACCATGGCGGCGCTGCTGCCGAACATCGTGCCGGCCTCGATGCTGCAGAAGGCGATCGCCACCTCCACCTCGATGATGCAGACGGCGCTGATCATCGGCCCGTCGCTCGGCGGCCTGCTCTATGGCCTGAATCCGGTGGCGCCTTTTGCTGTCGCCGCGCTGCTGTTTGCCGTTGCGAGCTTCAACGTCATTGCCATCCGCATGCAGTGGGCGCCTGGTAAGCGCGAGCCGGTAACGCTTGCCTCGGTCTTTGCCGGCGTTTCCTTCATTCGCAGCCGGCCTGTCATGCTCGGCACGATCTCGCTCGATCTCTTCGCCGTGCTGCTCGGCGGCGCCACCGCGCTGCTGCCGATGTTTGCCCGCGATATCCTGCATGCCGGCCCCTGGGAGCTCGGCCTGCTGCGCGCAGCGCCGGCCATCGGCGCGCTCGCCATGTCGATCCTGCTTGCCCGCCGGCCGCTCGAAAGCAATGTCGGCCACAAGATGCTTGTCGCCGTCTCGGTCTTCGGCCTCGCCACCATCGTTTTTTCGCTCTCCACCAATATCGTGCTTTCGGTCGCCGCCCTGCTTGTCGTCGGCGCCTCCGATACGGTGAGTGTCGTCGTGCGCAGTTCGCTGGTGCAGTTGCTGACGCCGGATGAGATGCGCGGGCGTGTCAGTGCCGTCAATTCGCTGTTCATCGGCACCTCCAACCAGCTCGGCGAATTCGAATCCGGCATGATGGCGGCCGTGCTCGGGCCGGTCGCCACCGGCCTCGTCGGCGGGCTCGGGACGATTATCGTCGTGCTCCTCTGGATGCGGCTCTTCCCGGATCTCACCAAGGTCAAGACGCTGCAGGGTTGA
- a CDS encoding APH(3')-II family aminoglycoside O-phosphotransferase: MTLLPGALVDRLSGYRMERDALGRSAASVFRLEGEGLPVLYLKVEAMGPFGELADEAARLDWLKASGLPCPEVIAWESSGGRNRLLISALPGADLASASTLTPLMRVELLAAALLGLHRLPIASCPFDHRLENRIAAAKARMQAGIVDETDFDETRLGKSAETLFAELENRRPGREDLVVTHGDACLPNFIASAEGFSGYIDCSRLGVADRHQDIALACRSIAHNFGGALVQPFLDRYGLTTPDPARLHYFQLLDEFF, encoded by the coding sequence ATGACATTGCTGCCCGGAGCGCTTGTCGACCGGCTGTCGGGCTATCGGATGGAGCGGGATGCGCTCGGCCGTTCGGCGGCGAGCGTCTTTCGGCTGGAAGGCGAGGGCCTGCCGGTCCTCTACCTTAAGGTCGAGGCAATGGGGCCGTTCGGCGAGCTCGCCGATGAAGCAGCGAGGCTTGACTGGCTCAAGGCTTCCGGTCTGCCCTGTCCCGAAGTCATTGCGTGGGAAAGCAGCGGCGGGCGCAACCGGCTGCTGATCAGCGCCCTGCCAGGCGCTGATCTCGCCAGCGCGTCGACGCTGACGCCGCTTATGCGGGTGGAATTGCTGGCGGCGGCGCTTCTCGGCCTGCATCGCCTGCCGATCGCCTCCTGCCCCTTCGATCACCGGCTGGAGAACCGTATTGCCGCGGCCAAAGCGCGGATGCAGGCGGGCATCGTCGACGAGACCGATTTCGACGAGACGCGGCTTGGGAAAAGTGCCGAGACGCTGTTTGCCGAACTCGAAAACAGAAGGCCGGGCCGCGAGGATCTCGTCGTCACCCATGGCGATGCCTGCCTGCCGAATTTCATCGCCTCGGCAGAAGGGTTCTCCGGCTATATCGATTGCAGCCGTCTCGGCGTCGCCGATCGCCATCAGGATATCGCGCTCGCCTGCCGCAGCATCGCCCATAATTTTGGCGGGGCGCTGGTGCAGCCCTTCCTCGATCGTTACGGGCTGACGACGCCGGATCCGGCGAGGCTCCATTATTTCCAGTTGCTCGACGAGTTCTTCTAG
- a CDS encoding carbonic anhydrase, with the protein MQRRDFIKGLFVLGACPACAQADFAAEAAHWSYEGQSGPDHWGAMAPDNAACSAGSQQSPLDLTGAVKAELAPLTLDWKAGGKIVNNGHTIQVTVPEGSTLSRGGNRYDLLQYHFHAPSEHHVDGRSFPMEMHFVPRRKETGTLGVLGVFLTPGAANAGFSRLAAAFPKTSGGEAAVDDVDPNGLLPKELTYWSYEGSLTTPPCSEIVDWMVLRQPIEVDEKDIRAFTTLYPMNARPVLAANRRFILSSF; encoded by the coding sequence ATGCAGCGACGTGATTTCATCAAGGGACTATTTGTGCTTGGCGCCTGCCCGGCCTGTGCCCAGGCCGACTTTGCCGCCGAGGCCGCGCATTGGAGTTATGAAGGCCAGTCCGGCCCCGATCATTGGGGCGCGATGGCGCCGGATAATGCCGCCTGTTCTGCCGGTTCGCAGCAATCGCCGCTCGATCTGACCGGGGCCGTCAAGGCGGAACTTGCGCCGCTGACGCTCGACTGGAAGGCCGGCGGCAAGATCGTCAATAACGGTCACACGATCCAGGTCACCGTGCCCGAGGGCAGCACGCTTTCGCGCGGCGGCAACCGCTACGACCTGCTGCAATATCATTTCCATGCACCGAGCGAACATCATGTCGACGGCCGCAGCTTCCCGATGGAGATGCACTTCGTCCCCAGGCGCAAGGAAACCGGCACGCTTGGCGTGCTCGGCGTATTCCTGACGCCGGGGGCGGCCAATGCCGGTTTCTCGCGGCTGGCGGCTGCCTTTCCAAAGACATCGGGCGGCGAAGCCGCGGTCGACGACGTCGACCCGAACGGCCTGCTGCCGAAAGAGCTGACCTACTGGTCCTATGAGGGATCGCTGACAACGCCGCCCTGCAGCGAGATTGTCGATTGGATGGTGCTGCGGCAGCCGATCGAAGTCGACGAAAAGGATATTCGCGCCTTCACCACGCTCTATCCGATGAATGCCCGCCCGGTGCTTGCCGCCAACCGGCGCTTCATCCTGTCCTCTTTCTGA
- a CDS encoding DUF922 domain-containing protein, whose translation MTTSFPTYAMAAIFALAPAAVRAEWQAVEEVRPYSISGRTGAELYESIGARGPEVGASRVIAHTTFKLTWTRKYEAQGNACVITTNRPKLIITYTLPKPSVALPAAVKSSWESFITGVAAHERVHGDTIKEMVKEIEVMSIGLTVADDPDCKKIRVELTRRLGEISQGQRQRGRDFDKVEMGDGGNIQQLILKLVNGP comes from the coding sequence GTGACGACAAGCTTTCCAACTTATGCAATGGCGGCGATTTTCGCCTTGGCGCCGGCCGCCGTACGGGCCGAATGGCAGGCGGTGGAAGAAGTGCGGCCCTATTCGATATCGGGCAGGACGGGCGCCGAACTCTATGAATCGATCGGCGCGCGCGGGCCCGAAGTCGGCGCAAGCCGGGTCATCGCGCATACGACGTTCAAGCTGACCTGGACCCGCAAATACGAAGCGCAGGGCAACGCCTGCGTGATCACCACCAATCGGCCGAAGCTGATCATCACCTACACGCTGCCCAAACCGTCTGTCGCGCTGCCGGCCGCCGTCAAAAGCAGCTGGGAGAGCTTCATCACGGGCGTTGCGGCGCATGAGCGGGTGCATGGCGACACCATCAAGGAGATGGTCAAGGAGATCGAGGTGATGAGCATCGGCCTCACGGTCGCCGACGATCCGGATTGCAAGAAGATCAGGGTCGAACTGACCCGCCGGCTCGGCGAGATCTCTCAAGGACAGCGCCAGCGCGGCCGCGACTTCGACAAGGTCGAAATGGGTGACGGCGGCAATATCCAGCAGCTCATCCTCAAACTGGTGAACGGGCCGTGA
- a CDS encoding Crp/Fnr family transcriptional regulator, protein MIEALLLNLGSRDVLSAEEENLLRSILVKDRHFAAGEDIVPEGSRPPYSTLLLDGFAARYKVMADGSRQITALHVAGDFVDLHAFPVKKMDHGIVALSPCYVAFADHGDLRTITERMPHLTRLLWLDTLVDGAIHREWIVAMGRRSKRAQIAHLVCELFVRLQVVKRTRGPSFQFPLTQIEMADVLGISVVHLNKTLQALRREGVFTWENRTITIVDWERLQEIAEFDPAYLSISREPR, encoded by the coding sequence GTGATTGAAGCCCTGCTGCTCAACCTTGGAAGTCGCGATGTGCTGTCGGCCGAGGAGGAAAACCTTCTCCGATCGATTCTGGTCAAGGATCGGCACTTCGCTGCCGGGGAGGACATCGTCCCCGAAGGCAGCCGCCCGCCCTACAGCACGCTGCTGCTCGACGGTTTTGCGGCGCGCTACAAGGTCATGGCCGATGGCAGCCGGCAGATCACCGCGCTGCATGTCGCCGGCGATTTCGTCGATCTGCACGCCTTTCCCGTCAAGAAAATGGATCACGGCATCGTTGCGCTGTCGCCCTGTTATGTCGCCTTCGCCGACCACGGCGATCTCAGGACGATCACCGAACGCATGCCGCATCTGACCCGGCTGCTGTGGCTCGATACGCTCGTCGACGGCGCCATTCATCGCGAATGGATCGTCGCCATGGGCCGGCGCTCCAAACGCGCCCAGATCGCCCATCTCGTCTGCGAACTCTTCGTGCGCCTGCAGGTCGTCAAGCGCACGCGCGGACCAAGCTTCCAGTTTCCATTGACGCAGATCGAGATGGCCGATGTGCTCGGCATCTCCGTCGTTCACCTGAACAAGACGCTGCAGGCGCTGCGGCGTGAGGGTGTCTTCACCTGGGAAAACCGGACGATCACCATCGTCGACTGGGAGCGTCTGCAGGAAATCGCCGAATTCGATCCCGCCTATCTCAGCATCTCCAGGGAGCCGCGCTGA
- a CDS encoding DUF427 domain-containing protein translates to MPDKSIKIPGPDHPITIEHNPARVVVTLSGRTIADSRDALTLCEASYPPVQYIPRRDVDMSLLQRTDHTSHCPYKGDAAYYSIIPGGERSENAVWTYEAPNAAVSSIKDHLAFYPNRVDGIEEMASPEAGTF, encoded by the coding sequence ATGCCAGACAAATCGATCAAGATCCCGGGGCCTGACCATCCGATCACCATCGAGCACAATCCCGCCCGCGTCGTCGTCACGCTCAGCGGCAGGACGATTGCCGATAGCCGCGATGCGCTGACGCTGTGTGAGGCTTCCTATCCGCCGGTGCAGTATATTCCGCGCAGAGATGTGGATATGTCGCTGCTGCAGCGCACCGACCATACCAGCCACTGTCCCTATAAGGGCGATGCCGCCTATTACAGCATCATTCCGGGCGGCGAGCGCTCGGAGAATGCGGTCTGGACGTACGAGGCGCCGAATGCCGCCGTCAGCAGCATCAAGGACCATCTCGCCTTCTATCCCAACCGCGTCGACGGCATCGAGGAAATGGCCTCGCCTGAGGCCGGCACTTTCTGA
- a CDS encoding YidB family protein has protein sequence MSFFDNFGGMLSNAISNHPGGLAGLMSDAFSQFGGLDGVVTKLNDAGLGSRVNSWLGRGENQPITPDEIRSALSNEYLVSLAQKLGVPTDQVASILAQHLPAAVDQASPDGTIRTS, from the coding sequence ATGAGTTTCTTTGACAATTTTGGCGGAATGCTCAGCAACGCGATCAGCAACCATCCGGGCGGCCTCGCCGGACTGATGTCCGATGCCTTTTCCCAATTCGGCGGGCTGGACGGCGTGGTGACCAAACTGAACGACGCCGGCCTTGGATCACGCGTCAATTCCTGGCTCGGACGCGGCGAAAACCAGCCGATCACCCCGGACGAAATCCGCTCTGCGCTTTCGAACGAGTATCTCGTCTCGCTTGCCCAGAAACTTGGCGTGCCGACCGACCAGGTGGCGAGTATCCTTGCGCAACACCTGCCGGCGGCGGTGGATCAAGCAAGTCCTGACGGGACGATCCGAACCTCCTGA